From Bosea sp. NBC_00550, the proteins below share one genomic window:
- the rho gene encoding transcription termination factor Rho — translation MREIKLQELKSKSPTELLAFAEGVEVENASTMRKQELMFAILKQLAARETEILGEGVVEVLQDGFGFLRSPDSNYLPGPDDIYVSPSQIRKFGLRTGDTVEGPIRGPKDGERYFALLKVNTVNFEDPEKIKHKIHFDNLTPLYPDQRLKLEVQDPTKKDFSPRVIDIVAPIGKGQRALIVAPPRTGKTVLLQNIAQSITTNHPECYLIVLLIDERPEEVTDMQRSVKGEVVSSTFDEPASRHVQVAEMVIEKAKRLVEHGRDVVILLDSITRLGRAYNTVVPSSGKVLTGGVDANALQRPKRFFGAARNIEEGGSLTIVATALIDTGSRMDEVIFEEFKGTGNSEIVLDRKVADKRIFPAIDILKSGTRKEELITPRSDLQKTYVLRRILNPMGPQDAIEFLIDKLRQTKQNSEFFDSMNT, via the coding sequence AAGCAGGAGCTGATGTTCGCCATCCTCAAGCAGCTCGCCGCCCGCGAGACCGAGATCCTGGGCGAGGGTGTGGTCGAGGTTCTGCAGGACGGGTTTGGCTTCCTGCGTTCGCCCGATTCGAACTACCTGCCAGGGCCTGACGACATCTACGTCTCGCCGTCGCAGATCCGGAAGTTCGGCCTGCGCACGGGCGACACTGTCGAAGGCCCGATCCGCGGCCCGAAGGATGGCGAGCGCTATTTCGCCCTGCTCAAGGTCAACACCGTCAATTTCGAGGACCCGGAGAAGATCAAGCACAAGATCCACTTCGACAACCTGACGCCGCTCTACCCGGACCAGCGGCTGAAGCTCGAAGTGCAGGATCCGACCAAGAAGGATTTCTCGCCGCGCGTGATCGATATCGTCGCGCCGATCGGCAAGGGCCAGCGCGCCCTGATCGTCGCGCCGCCGCGGACCGGCAAGACCGTGCTGCTGCAGAACATCGCGCAGTCGATCACCACCAATCATCCGGAATGCTATCTGATCGTTCTGCTGATCGACGAGCGGCCGGAAGAAGTCACGGACATGCAGCGCTCGGTGAAGGGCGAGGTCGTGTCCTCGACCTTCGACGAGCCCGCCTCGCGCCACGTCCAGGTTGCCGAGATGGTCATCGAAAAGGCCAAACGCCTGGTCGAGCACGGCCGTGACGTCGTCATCCTGCTCGATTCGATCACGCGCCTTGGCCGTGCCTACAACACCGTCGTGCCGTCCTCCGGCAAGGTGCTGACCGGCGGTGTCGACGCCAACGCCCTGCAGCGGCCGAAGCGCTTCTTCGGTGCAGCTCGTAATATCGAAGAGGGCGGCTCGCTCACTATCGTCGCGACCGCGCTGATCGATACGGGCTCGCGGATGGACGAGGTGATCTTCGAGGAGTTCAAGGGCACGGGTAACTCGGAAATCGTGCTCGACCGCAAGGTGGCCGACAAGCGCATCTTCCCGGCGATCGACATCCTCAAATCCGGAACCCGCAAGGAGGAACTCATCACGCCGCGCTCCGATCTGCAGAAGACCTATGTGCTGCGCCGCATCCTCAACCCGATGGGTCCGCAGGACGCGATCGAGTTCCTGATCGACAAGCTCCGCCAGACCAAACAGAACTCCGAGTTCTTCGATTCGATGAACACCTGA